One part of the Desulfonema ishimotonii genome encodes these proteins:
- a CDS encoding TAXI family TRAP transporter solute-binding subunit, with protein sequence MKKGMWICGILLLVGLFLTPHTAMSMGMVTGSRNGTYFQFGKEIAEEAKKAGLDIVVKESRGSLDNILRLDSSENAAFAIVQSDVFGFLKRSSHKTEIKKTLDNLSVIFPFYNEEVHLFAKKEIKRFEDLEGKRIAIGIEGSGNFITSTNLLKIMNIKAGREYTNMKPAEAVEAIFLDKIDAMFYVAGKPVKLFNNLKELKKEPQYAPLLDNVHFVPLNHPDMLKGGEYVASEITYSWIKEKIPTIAVKAILVGYDFSKKRTPYYRMRCKQLAELVKIIRHDYEYLRSEGHPKWKEVNLNEEINVWKLDPCSRDCQHSPSTSVSPIPDKRRKNYINGLRRTIRGE encoded by the coding sequence ATGAAAAAAGGTATGTGGATATGCGGTATACTTTTGCTTGTCGGACTCTTTCTGACTCCACACACGGCTATGAGCATGGGCATGGTTACAGGTTCTAGAAATGGAACCTATTTTCAATTTGGAAAAGAGATTGCTGAAGAGGCTAAAAAAGCCGGATTAGATATTGTGGTAAAAGAATCGAGAGGTTCCCTCGATAATATACTGCGTCTTGATAGTTCCGAAAATGCTGCATTTGCCATAGTCCAGTCTGATGTATTCGGATTTCTGAAGCGTTCTTCTCATAAAACTGAAATAAAAAAAACCTTAGATAACCTATCTGTCATATTTCCTTTCTATAATGAGGAAGTTCATCTTTTTGCTAAAAAAGAAATCAAACGATTTGAGGATCTTGAAGGAAAACGCATTGCCATTGGTATTGAAGGAAGCGGAAACTTTATCACCTCAACAAACCTTTTAAAAATTATGAATATAAAAGCGGGACGCGAGTATACAAACATGAAGCCTGCTGAGGCTGTAGAAGCAATTTTTCTGGATAAAATTGATGCAATGTTCTATGTTGCTGGAAAACCTGTGAAACTTTTTAATAATTTAAAAGAGTTAAAAAAAGAACCGCAATATGCACCGTTACTTGATAACGTACACTTTGTGCCTTTAAATCATCCAGATATGCTTAAAGGGGGGGAATATGTAGCCAGTGAAATCACCTATAGTTGGATAAAGGAAAAAATACCTACCATAGCTGTAAAAGCAATATTGGTAGGCTATGATTTTTCAAAAAAACGAACCCCTTATTACCGTATGCGTTGCAAGCAACTGGCTGAGTTAGTTAAGATTATAAGACATGATTATGAATACTTAAGGTCAGAAGGGCATCCAAAATGGAAAGAAGTAAATCTGAATGAAGAAATAAATGTTTGGAAACTCGATCCTTGCTCAAGAGATTGTCAACATTCACCTTCAACGAGCGTAAGTCCTATACCCGATAAACGGCGCAAAAATTATATCAACGGATTGAGGCGTACAATCCGAGGAGAGTAA
- a CDS encoding tubulin-like doman-containing protein, producing MKRIQPAVVIGLGGTGVKTITYLKKMLLEHSPDSIEKNFVRFLAIDIDELKGEIPSASLFGENIRLDPQRNEFFRITDQTRGATAKNIPAVSNWFPEEGYRYLPLTEGAKQAKPIGRLGFFLSHENIARELYRLTSKLVTPETKREFPGIRAGELNVYIVSSVCGGTGAGMFVDIAYELRYLQQQAQLPEQSRIKALLAMGDVYDAISKRVLANTYASLREINWIQKENASYHPVYPDGARNLIQNRAFDAVYLFGDNNSSDIQFASPDDFAHLCAEFIFLDSGSDIQEQGDPLSAMMQSTRNNAEVYTMNSDADGIPRCYSSLGLCKVRFPAERVSELCAARMSHNIIEHHIIGRLEQSEILEARQKCQDFLANEGLNCTDDNTELPDRLVEKKLDSGERMPFDTWITKNLHTAYNNDLNKLKDLEIGRIHHIQKTLNDEAKQLQTDMPNIVLDELSTFTRVLQQEIRRMFQENLGVSFVAKFLEEMLENARASRDFGQQEMKNRLGHEKRLADQMNKDIREMANLLEGGLLDFLRRSAQRAQLKDTYGSVRKHFINQTDILKMRAAVSFYDGVYDSRQKLMEGGEGAISILSNMSNNISLIQAFVANLSKTFIDSYEDNKAIQASPFEILIYDNENFSTLNEIFDAVYNDSMRTKLFKDILEKIGGSIWNVREYMDDTVKQDEFRDMFLYTCKTLFMDHVNKKTVAQRIREARQSLLNPIDYAPKLQSAFEISDYFCRLNDAAARFADLRNSEQAVTCVVAYQDENDQAWNEIERTLREAIGRGIPFTHTSDIHNILIYREFCGFPAYTLRRVDAYHNSYTDEARRENTPPLQMLTREELNDINIPTRPVLSKFEVMTVEALALGVIICEDDKYYMVTPDELKRRTLAKEAQARGEDASIEDRTAGKDRELGSRFTDVIGRMNEKLREEQRLSSSEVLWMDQVQEQIAQRKKMLKRDMLCDLYEAVYFGGFQVASSENVDLETQIRPSIVFILLRDFALKEDHIHRPKKTHAELIYSIYVEAEGISQNEN from the coding sequence ATGAAAAGAATACAGCCGGCAGTTGTTATCGGACTTGGAGGGACAGGGGTAAAAACCATTACATATCTCAAAAAAATGCTGTTGGAACACTCACCGGACTCCATTGAAAAAAATTTTGTTCGTTTTCTGGCTATTGACATTGACGAGCTCAAAGGCGAGATACCTTCAGCCAGCCTCTTCGGGGAAAATATTCGCCTTGATCCCCAAAGAAACGAATTTTTCCGCATTACAGATCAGACTCGCGGCGCAACAGCAAAAAACATACCCGCCGTTTCAAACTGGTTTCCTGAAGAGGGATACAGATATCTCCCGCTGACCGAAGGTGCGAAGCAAGCCAAGCCAATTGGGAGGCTTGGCTTTTTTTTGTCCCATGAAAATATTGCCAGAGAGTTGTATCGACTGACCAGCAAATTGGTAACTCCTGAAACAAAAAGAGAATTTCCCGGAATCAGAGCCGGAGAACTCAACGTGTATATTGTTTCTTCCGTATGCGGTGGCACAGGTGCAGGCATGTTTGTTGACATAGCTTATGAACTGAGATATTTGCAACAACAAGCCCAGCTACCCGAACAGTCTCGTATCAAGGCACTGCTGGCAATGGGGGATGTTTACGATGCAATCAGTAAGCGGGTACTTGCCAACACCTATGCATCCCTGCGTGAAATTAACTGGATACAAAAGGAGAATGCCTCATATCATCCTGTCTATCCTGACGGCGCAAGAAACCTGATTCAGAATCGGGCGTTTGACGCGGTTTATCTTTTCGGAGATAACAACAGCAGTGACATCCAGTTTGCCTCACCGGATGATTTTGCCCACCTGTGCGCAGAATTCATTTTTCTTGACTCCGGCTCGGATATTCAGGAACAAGGCGATCCGCTTTCAGCCATGATGCAATCCACACGGAACAATGCCGAAGTCTATACAATGAACAGCGATGCAGATGGGATCCCCCGATGTTACAGCAGTCTCGGCCTTTGCAAAGTCCGCTTTCCTGCTGAACGGGTATCTGAGTTATGCGCGGCCCGGATGAGCCACAACATCATAGAGCACCACATCATCGGACGCCTGGAACAAAGTGAAATCTTGGAGGCCAGACAGAAGTGCCAGGATTTTCTGGCCAACGAGGGGTTAAACTGTACCGATGACAATACAGAACTTCCGGATCGTCTGGTCGAAAAGAAGTTGGACTCCGGTGAGCGTATGCCCTTTGATACGTGGATTACCAAAAACCTCCATACCGCGTATAATAACGATCTGAATAAGCTCAAGGATCTCGAAATAGGGCGAATTCATCATATCCAGAAAACCCTGAATGATGAAGCCAAACAACTTCAGACAGATATGCCCAATATTGTGTTAGATGAGCTGTCAACATTTACGCGAGTACTTCAGCAGGAAATCAGGCGGATGTTCCAGGAAAATCTGGGCGTCAGTTTTGTTGCCAAATTTCTGGAAGAGATGCTGGAAAATGCGCGTGCCTCAAGAGATTTCGGCCAGCAGGAAATGAAAAATCGGCTGGGGCATGAAAAACGTCTGGCAGATCAGATGAACAAGGATATTCGGGAAATGGCAAATCTGCTGGAAGGCGGCTTGCTTGATTTCCTGAGAAGAAGTGCCCAGCGTGCTCAACTGAAAGATACTTACGGATCTGTTCGCAAACATTTTATCAATCAGACAGATATACTTAAGATGCGGGCAGCCGTCAGCTTTTATGATGGGGTTTACGATTCCAGGCAAAAGCTTATGGAGGGAGGAGAAGGCGCAATATCCATTCTTTCAAATATGAGCAATAATATCTCGCTCATCCAGGCATTTGTCGCCAATTTGTCTAAAACTTTCATAGATTCCTATGAAGACAATAAGGCCATTCAGGCATCTCCGTTTGAAATTCTGATTTATGATAATGAGAATTTTTCAACGCTGAATGAAATATTTGACGCCGTTTACAATGACTCCATGAGAACCAAGCTGTTCAAAGATATTTTGGAGAAGATCGGTGGGAGTATCTGGAATGTGCGTGAGTACATGGACGATACAGTGAAGCAGGATGAATTTAGAGACATGTTTCTCTATACATGCAAAACTCTCTTTATGGATCATGTCAACAAGAAAACCGTGGCCCAGCGCATCCGAGAGGCTAGGCAAAGCCTGCTGAATCCCATTGACTACGCTCCGAAATTGCAAAGTGCTTTTGAAATTTCGGATTACTTCTGCCGTCTCAATGATGCCGCAGCCCGTTTTGCAGATTTACGCAATTCGGAACAGGCCGTAACATGTGTTGTCGCCTATCAGGATGAGAATGATCAGGCATGGAATGAGATCGAACGGACATTGCGGGAAGCGATCGGTCGAGGAATTCCTTTTACCCACACTTCCGATATTCACAATATTCTGATATACAGAGAATTTTGCGGATTTCCAGCTTATACCCTGCGAAGGGTTGATGCTTATCACAACAGCTATACTGATGAAGCACGGCGAGAGAATACACCGCCGCTTCAGATGCTGACAAGAGAAGAGTTGAATGATATTAATATCCCCACCCGACCGGTCCTGAGCAAGTTTGAAGTGATGACCGTCGAAGCCCTTGCTTTAGGGGTTATCATCTGTGAGGATGATAAGTATTATATGGTAACACCAGATGAGCTGAAACGCCGGACACTTGCCAAAGAGGCCCAGGCCAGAGGTGAAGATGCTTCTATTGAAGACCGTACTGCCGGTAAAGACCGGGAGCTTGGTTCCCGTTTTACCGATGTGATCGGACGTATGAATGAAAAATTGCGGGAAGAGCAACGCCTTTCCAGCAGTGAGGTGCTGTGGATGGATCAGGTTCAGGAGCAGATAGCTCAGCGAAAAAAGATGTTGAAACGCGATATGCTTTGTGATCTTTATGAAGCAGTTTATTTCGGAGGTTTTCAAGTGGCAAGTTCAGAGAATGTAGACTTGGAAACACAAATTCGACCCTCCATCGTGTTTATCCTTTTGCGGGATTTTGCATTGAAGGAGGACCATATTCATCGGCCTAAAAAGACACATGCGGAACTGATTTATTCTATCTATGTTGAGGCGGAAGGCATAAGCCAAAACGAAAATTAA
- a CDS encoding vWA domain-containing protein, translating into MIRLYSRNYYILLWALILFPILPEAAHALSEITNDDFIIILDQSGSMREKVPGNENKGYEKLPMSAYKSKGAIEGVNQIVDHIIKEGDYFALITFGNKADVLVSQQIGYDHERELIKERVIKLPFKDKKTDILAGLAKASELLNSLKTPQRRKILLMLTDGIEEPPGNSPFKEELFQKKFYKDMGDTIRFYKWDVVLVGIGEHTKENIQKIAQNLGLAVERAKTVENPNDGEELSKILVKFIDDRKNAFIQLEKKLIKLTLKPALFGGYETEYKKLPLKSFFDEDVEVILNTRQPVRFSSEGLGVSANPITLNFTPQQSQKLNLIFAYEGKRPEDGRIIGNYAFQFAEDSLRFYPYEGSYQVILPSWWEVYGLWAMLALAATLFLILLLIWIIRRVMAPEIRISVTTNGNLIGASMTIRRKKSFSIANDDFGGLSVPAKGLSCNTAARVTYLGRKQFKINAVDAAIEKDGKEYSELKLGLEKPFDLKDKSGKYLRFITIGNVAESDDDPFGGGYDSDSF; encoded by the coding sequence ATGATCCGTTTGTATAGTAGGAATTACTACATATTGCTTTGGGCACTTATATTGTTTCCTATTTTACCCGAAGCCGCACATGCACTTTCGGAGATAACTAATGATGATTTTATTATCATCCTGGATCAGTCTGGAAGTATGAGGGAAAAAGTTCCTGGTAATGAAAACAAAGGGTACGAAAAACTCCCTATGTCAGCTTATAAATCTAAAGGAGCTATTGAAGGTGTTAATCAAATTGTAGACCATATTATAAAAGAAGGGGACTATTTTGCGCTGATTACTTTCGGCAATAAGGCGGATGTGCTTGTAAGCCAACAAATCGGATATGATCATGAAAGGGAACTGATCAAAGAGCGTGTCATAAAATTACCATTCAAAGATAAAAAGACAGATATTCTTGCCGGGCTTGCTAAAGCAAGTGAATTGCTTAATTCCTTAAAAACGCCTCAGCGCCGTAAAATTTTGCTGATGCTTACTGACGGGATTGAAGAGCCGCCCGGAAACTCGCCTTTTAAAGAAGAATTATTTCAGAAAAAATTTTATAAGGATATGGGAGATACAATCCGTTTTTATAAGTGGGATGTTGTTCTGGTCGGTATCGGTGAGCATACCAAAGAGAACATACAAAAAATTGCCCAAAACCTAGGGCTTGCTGTTGAGAGGGCTAAAACCGTTGAAAACCCCAATGACGGTGAAGAACTTAGTAAAATTTTGGTCAAATTTATTGACGATCGAAAAAATGCTTTTATTCAATTGGAAAAAAAGCTGATCAAACTCACTTTAAAACCTGCTTTATTCGGAGGGTATGAAACAGAATATAAGAAGCTGCCATTGAAATCTTTTTTTGATGAAGATGTTGAAGTAATTCTGAACACAAGGCAACCAGTGCGGTTTAGCAGTGAAGGCTTGGGGGTTTCAGCGAACCCGATTACTCTGAATTTTACACCGCAACAATCTCAAAAATTGAATCTGATATTCGCCTATGAAGGGAAACGACCTGAAGATGGGCGAATTATAGGAAATTATGCATTCCAGTTCGCAGAAGACAGTCTTCGTTTTTATCCTTATGAAGGCTCTTATCAGGTCATTCTGCCGAGTTGGTGGGAAGTTTATGGCCTCTGGGCTATGTTAGCTCTTGCGGCTACGCTGTTTTTAATACTTTTGCTGATCTGGATTATTCGGCGCGTAATGGCTCCTGAAATCAGAATATCTGTAACTACAAATGGAAACCTGATAGGGGCTTCTATGACAATTCGCCGTAAAAAGAGTTTTAGCATTGCAAATGATGATTTCGGAGGATTATCTGTTCCGGCTAAGGGGTTATCTTGCAATACTGCTGCGAGAGTGACGTATTTGGGGCGCAAGCAGTTCAAAATTAATGCTGTGGATGCGGCAATTGAAAAAGACGGAAAGGAATATTCCGAATTAAAACTCGGCTTGGAGAAGCCTTTTGATTTAAAAGACAAAAGCGGAAAGTACTTACGATTCATTACAATAGGCAATGTCGCCGAAAGTGATGATGATCCGTTCGGAGGTGGATATGATTCTGATTCTTTCTAA
- a CDS encoding vWA domain-containing protein, which translates to MAWQRNRLLLFCIFIIFTQVAGCSKNEGRVAVVLDNSGSMASAGTSFDQIKQNLIDALMVVPGSYDKGLRVFDTNGSRLVSPYNTNLGTLRSRLSDINPSGGTYIGQSLEDVANDLLEKPEGDNRLIFITDGEGSPADIEKAKSVKQRLEKVRKSGGCFKCSFIVYSKRKNALKETPIGEISEILECDFEASAEYASSSNLKPILLRLLGIKFSGMLQGVLFMIISLILYGILVELVARLLFDIRYAQGVLPRIARQNALITRISLWLLIIGTHFFGFFMQFSKLMWWVVFFDWIVLLGILGMTAIGFGKNSKKQIEKRSIGNDPFV; encoded by the coding sequence ATGGCATGGCAAAGAAACCGGTTATTGCTGTTTTGCATTTTCATCATTTTTACACAAGTGGCAGGCTGTTCAAAAAATGAAGGACGGGTAGCGGTGGTTCTGGATAATTCCGGCAGCATGGCAAGCGCTGGGACATCCTTTGATCAGATAAAACAAAATCTGATAGATGCCTTAATGGTTGTACCCGGTTCCTATGATAAAGGACTAAGGGTATTTGATACCAATGGGAGTCGGCTTGTTTCTCCTTATAACACTAACTTGGGCACATTACGGTCGAGACTGTCAGATATAAATCCCAGCGGAGGGACTTATATTGGTCAGAGTTTGGAGGATGTTGCAAATGATTTGCTTGAAAAGCCTGAAGGCGATAACCGGCTGATTTTCATAACTGATGGAGAAGGTAGTCCTGCCGATATAGAAAAAGCCAAAAGCGTAAAACAGCGGTTGGAAAAAGTCAGAAAAAGCGGCGGTTGTTTTAAATGCAGTTTTATTGTGTATTCCAAAAGAAAAAACGCTTTAAAAGAGACACCCATCGGTGAAATTTCTGAAATATTGGAATGTGATTTTGAAGCCTCTGCTGAATATGCCTCTTCGTCAAACCTCAAGCCGATTTTGTTACGCTTATTGGGAATCAAATTTTCCGGTATGCTCCAAGGAGTGCTCTTCATGATTATTTCTCTGATATTGTATGGAATTCTTGTCGAACTTGTAGCCCGTCTGCTCTTTGATATTCGTTATGCCCAGGGGGTGTTACCTCGGATTGCCCGACAAAACGCGCTTATCACCCGCATTTCTTTATGGCTGTTAATTATCGGAACTCATTTTTTCGGATTTTTTATGCAATTTTCAAAATTAATGTGGTGGGTGGTATTTTTTGACTGGATCGTTTTGCTTGGCATTTTGGGCATGACAGCTATCGGGTTTGGTAAGAACTCCAAAAAACAGATTGAAAAAAGGAGCATTGGGAATGATCCGTTTGTATAG
- a CDS encoding OmpA family protein, which produces MKKRITIALIAFMISILLQPSITFASDIVSANEIMNALSIPLSKGRLENNKTPVSEYSKIVLYLNFGLNSHDLAKNSITQLKELGEMLQNKKLRKYIYRIEGHTCSKGDDTHNLVLSRKRASSVMNYLRDHFDLDTNQFIVDGYGEAHPIPSLNPESPQNRRVEIINTGRIFSKTNNPNPQVRVNVKYKRNSIVKKLREGDSLKSGGKYAIEFMPKTDLYVYVFQADKINDEVRVDKLFPEQGIPKKLKANKTYRLPETRDDWYSLDDNKGTEYFVVLAQKSQIDNPDQKCKMLLKPGGVNNLIAKGGSLQMNRLRLTYSNGRYILDTSKLQSAAEEYYNGMAKKPVIAVLHFHHFYTSGRLFKK; this is translated from the coding sequence ATGAAAAAAAGAATCACAATAGCTTTAATCGCTTTTATGATTTCGATTTTACTCCAACCTTCAATTACTTTTGCTTCTGATATTGTATCTGCTAATGAAATCATGAACGCTCTGAGTATACCTCTGTCAAAAGGTAGGTTAGAAAACAATAAAACTCCTGTTTCTGAATACAGCAAAATCGTACTATATTTAAATTTCGGGCTGAATAGCCATGATCTTGCAAAAAATTCGATAACACAATTAAAGGAACTGGGGGAGATGCTCCAGAATAAGAAGTTACGAAAATACATTTACAGAATTGAAGGGCATACTTGCAGCAAAGGTGATGATACACATAACCTTGTCCTCTCAAGGAAACGGGCCTCTTCTGTAATGAACTATCTGAGAGACCACTTTGATCTTGACACAAATCAATTCATTGTTGATGGCTATGGAGAAGCCCATCCTATCCCGTCCCTTAACCCTGAATCTCCACAAAACCGACGTGTTGAAATTATAAATACAGGCAGAATTTTCAGCAAAACAAACAATCCAAATCCGCAAGTTCGCGTTAACGTAAAATATAAAAGAAACAGTATTGTGAAAAAATTAAGAGAGGGAGACTCCCTTAAGTCGGGGGGAAAATATGCTATTGAATTTATGCCAAAGACAGATTTGTATGTTTATGTTTTTCAAGCGGATAAGATAAATGATGAGGTTAGAGTTGATAAGCTTTTTCCTGAACAGGGTATTCCCAAAAAGCTCAAAGCAAATAAAACATACAGACTTCCAGAAACAAGAGATGACTGGTATTCTCTTGACGATAACAAAGGAACAGAATATTTTGTCGTTTTAGCCCAAAAATCACAGATCGATAATCCCGATCAAAAATGTAAGATGCTTCTAAAGCCGGGGGGAGTGAACAATTTGATAGCAAAAGGGGGGAGCCTACAAATGAACCGCCTCAGATTAACATATTCAAATGGACGCTATATTTTAGACACCAGTAAATTACAGAGTGCGGCTGAGGAATATTATAATGGCATGGCAAAGAAACCGGTTATTGCTGTTTTGCATTTTCATCATTTTTACACAAGTGGCAGGCTGTTCAAAAAATGA
- the thiE gene encoding thiamine phosphate synthase codes for MLNDIKTLRFYFITDDSAPALSPAEQVRIALGAGATCVQYRNKHYAPDCLAEVVLIRQLCRDRDVPFVVNDNIGLARQVMADGVHLGQDDAPPARARELLGDSAIVGISVSDLDELARTDLAPCDYMGTGAVFPTGTKPDAATIDGLAGLEAVVKRSPLPVVAIGGITARNATACFEHGASGVAVISFISRAEDPLTNARQLAAVCQKAGRG; via the coding sequence ATGCTTAACGATATAAAAACGCTCCGGTTTTACTTTATCACCGATGACAGCGCACCGGCCCTCTCCCCGGCGGAACAGGTCCGCATCGCCCTTGGGGCGGGCGCGACCTGTGTCCAGTACCGGAACAAGCACTATGCCCCGGATTGCCTGGCGGAAGTGGTGCTGATCCGCCAGCTTTGCCGGGACCGGGATGTCCCCTTTGTGGTCAACGACAACATCGGACTGGCGCGTCAGGTCATGGCCGACGGCGTACATCTGGGGCAGGACGACGCGCCCCCGGCCCGCGCCCGTGAACTGCTGGGCGATTCGGCCATCGTGGGAATTTCGGTCTCCGACTTGGATGAGCTGGCCAGGACCGACCTTGCCCCCTGCGATTATATGGGCACGGGCGCGGTCTTCCCCACCGGCACCAAGCCCGACGCCGCGACCATCGACGGGCTGGCCGGGCTTGAGGCTGTTGTGAAGCGATCGCCGCTTCCGGTGGTCGCCATCGGCGGCATCACCGCCCGAAACGCGACCGCCTGTTTTGAACACGGCGCGTCCGGCGTTGCCGTCATCAGCTTTATCTCGCGGGCCGAAGATCCCCTGACAAATGCGCGGCAACTGGCGGCTGTCTGCCAAAAGGCGGGCCGGGGATAA
- a CDS encoding restriction endonuclease, with protein MRSESIDKSRPNHFSSLTENGFIETESEESWREELLETLLKMEPSAFERLAQRLLRESGFTQVEVTGKSGDGGIDGKGIMRLGEFLSFHVIFQCKRYQGSVTSGQIRDFRGAMVGRADKALFITTGNFTKDAMKEACRDGAPAIDLVDGNQLINKLKELGLGIKTETIEVEQITVNHNWFLTI; from the coding sequence GTGCGTTCCGAGAGCATTGATAAAAGCCGGCCAAATCATTTTTCCAGCCTGACGGAAAACGGGTTTATTGAAACCGAATCGGAAGAATCCTGGCGTGAAGAACTTTTGGAAACGCTGTTGAAAATGGAGCCTTCGGCATTTGAGAGGCTTGCACAGAGACTGCTTCGGGAATCCGGTTTTACACAGGTTGAGGTGACAGGCAAAAGCGGCGACGGCGGTATTGACGGAAAAGGAATTATGCGTCTGGGCGAATTTCTGAGCTTTCATGTTATTTTCCAATGCAAACGTTATCAGGGATCGGTTACATCCGGCCAGATTCGGGACTTTCGGGGCGCAATGGTAGGGAGAGCGGACAAGGCATTGTTTATTACGACAGGAAATTTTACAAAAGATGCAATGAAAGAGGCATGTCGTGACGGCGCTCCGGCAATAGATTTGGTCGATGGAAATCAGCTTATAAATAAACTGAAAGAACTCGGCCTGGGGATAAAAACAGAAACAATAGAAGTTGAGCAGATTACGGTTAATCACAACTGGTTTTTAACGATATGA
- a CDS encoding tetratricopeptide repeat protein, which translates to MTIFCKYHPTKPAHWTCPHCNIAFCPDCVSVKKTYGATSGHLCPRCKKPVEWVGVSNLIEPFWRRWSKFFLYPFSVHPFVLILILSVLSVLPLGGIPGLMKPLIVWGMLFNYAFAALKYTARGNLRPPELDTFLGNVSGRVSLHFLQSLVIVFKQFGIYVAIGLLFGVLTKFLGIIAGIIFLVAALLFVPAMIILLATTDSLIQAVNPTLFCGLAFRLGKSYLLMYFFLFLLGTAPAALWGAIHTVLPDILGPFVLSVAECYYTIVSYHLMGYVLLQYHEEVGYRVDYEDFHDPTAGTPEGDTPGNALVRQVDVQLKEGNFDEALCLIEASADGNGVVRDPQIAGRYFKLLALKKRTPQMLAHGKTWLEQLVRADEKGKACQVYLSCAAADKAFVPSAQALFKLGSWLREAGKNKAAIAAYNRFVKAYPTAPTVPTACFRAAEIFHGKLNNTPKARQLLTGLVKKYPDHDIIPFVREYLNHL; encoded by the coding sequence ATGACGATTTTCTGCAAGTATCATCCCACAAAACCGGCCCACTGGACGTGTCCTCACTGCAACATAGCCTTCTGTCCCGATTGCGTAAGCGTTAAAAAGACATACGGCGCAACAAGCGGCCACCTCTGCCCCAGATGTAAAAAACCGGTGGAATGGGTCGGCGTGTCCAATCTCATCGAGCCGTTCTGGCGCAGGTGGTCCAAATTTTTCCTCTACCCCTTTTCCGTTCACCCCTTTGTGCTGATCCTGATTCTGTCCGTTTTAAGTGTGCTGCCGCTGGGCGGAATTCCGGGCCTCATGAAACCGCTCATCGTCTGGGGGATGCTGTTCAATTACGCCTTTGCAGCCCTTAAATATACGGCGCGCGGCAATCTGAGGCCGCCCGAACTGGATACCTTCCTGGGCAATGTTTCAGGCCGGGTGAGTCTGCATTTTCTGCAAAGCCTGGTCATTGTCTTCAAGCAGTTTGGGATTTATGTGGCGATCGGCCTGCTGTTCGGTGTGCTGACAAAGTTCCTCGGCATTATTGCGGGCATCATTTTTCTCGTGGCCGCCCTCCTGTTCGTGCCTGCCATGATTATCCTGCTGGCGACCACCGACAGCCTGATTCAGGCGGTCAACCCCACGCTTTTCTGCGGCCTGGCGTTCCGGCTCGGCAAAAGTTACCTGCTGATGTATTTTTTCCTCTTTCTGCTCGGCACTGCCCCGGCCGCCCTCTGGGGCGCAATTCACACCGTTTTGCCCGATATTCTGGGGCCGTTTGTCCTCAGCGTTGCCGAATGTTACTACACCATCGTCTCCTATCATCTCATGGGCTACGTGCTGCTGCAATATCATGAAGAGGTCGGCTACAGGGTGGACTATGAGGATTTTCATGACCCGACCGCAGGGACGCCGGAAGGCGATACGCCCGGAAACGCCCTGGTCCGTCAGGTGGATGTGCAGTTGAAGGAGGGGAATTTTGACGAAGCGCTTTGCCTGATCGAGGCGTCGGCAGACGGGAACGGCGTTGTCCGTGACCCGCAGATCGCCGGGCGGTATTTTAAATTGCTGGCGCTGAAGAAACGGACACCGCAGATGCTGGCCCACGGTAAAACCTGGCTGGAGCAACTGGTCCGGGCGGATGAAAAGGGAAAGGCCTGTCAGGTGTATCTGAGCTGTGCGGCAGCGGATAAGGCTTTTGTGCCTTCGGCGCAGGCCCTGTTCAAGCTGGGGAGCTGGCTCCGGGAGGCCGGGAAGAACAAAGCTGCCATCGCGGCTTACAACCGGTTTGTCAAAGCCTACCCCACCGCGCCCACCGTTCCGACGGCCTGTTTCCGGGCGGCTGAGATCTTCCACGGCAAACTGAACAACACCCCCAAAGCCAGACAGCTCCTGACCGGGCTGGTGAAAAAGTATCCTGACCACGATATTATCCCCTTTGTCCGGGAATATCTGAATCACCTGTGA